Proteins found in one Aspergillus chevalieri M1 DNA, chromosome 2, nearly complete sequence genomic segment:
- a CDS encoding pentatricopeptide repeat protein (COG:S;~EggNog:ENOG410PVNR;~TransMembrane:1 (i27-45o)) → MVTKPTSSTAGTPAVPSRNALRLLRRLALAGSTVGSFCTVAAITYDMHRRVRVAERIVENKRALQTSAPNYDATSAARRLARMMEAAEAGEFNGSESVREDSRKLHDGFQVDSPVNAGSHGLEIDPAIEELKALEKEDTLPEATQLDRPDTYWQYPKRLRFKYTNKTGFGSVVKKPNTDRIGMKELTSSIEEGTPAAQQMQILLDHDRPIEAAQIFLEAHPASLKGISTGRKELAKRAFYVNCNQENVFMARSIFERLEEVDQNSVTPRMWNELLFALAKKGSIESTASLFSRYRTKFRLQPEMVDIVLRSLLESHRLATAKWLIMRNLHVDRDCGLCGAYLTGLWKKTRSIELMNTQLMKLLAALPKIDKPPTDKLFNPVVKAYIEFGRLGDAEALVQKMLTTCDLPLNCRTMGLLVHGRALRCDWEGVEYGLQKMHDLGLTRRRFDFVRIFDRIFLEYWVSHSGREIRDYVFRCIDKFDIVPDRVLYKHILEAFVEKGDRDMIAEMIDMARERSWKIKVNEEEFLETLRARRLALEDSPVGFWQMLQAARIRHGQAAASQQILGYDQRSFPSPEVNKLPFTQQPMPWYERSLKEVTSSRSVDQYQRLHKQMSHFMHAGKMAEALKCFNTGKKAGFHMKQIHLELAAIATLLEHGITATRAFIDVERQGLPEWSNPRFFTQIMEVSGTAESEQVKMAIFRFYQLCLINKKMNLKHHITVATSRRLIVLGKPDIALDLLTTVYMSRYRAFAKFDGICLKMFMRVFAELGSLAGIRWGILSGLARRGPVTWDLVVEARRVLGALHREFSASPSPAKTEQLEYLDHIADLLEQKSEKDISKSEPEINREESAPRQDRLDRPLDEASLYRKENIHDILEGWDEKYELESVLLTMDKSGGEKRSNDLGQKIPAC, encoded by the coding sequence ATGGTCACCAAACCGACAAGCAGCACCGCCGGCACTCCGGCCGTTCCGTCTCGAAATGCCCTTCGGCTCCTACGGCGATTAGCACTCGCTGGCTCGACGGTGGGGAGCTTCTGCACCGTGGCGGCGATTACATATGATATGCACCGGAGGGTCCGCGTTGCAGAACGGATTGTTGAGAATAAGCGGGCACTGCAGACTTCCGCGCCGAATTACGATGCGACTTCTGCGGCGAGACGACTGGCCAGGATGAtggaggcggcggaggcgggcGAGTTTAATGGATCTGAATCGGTGAGGGAGGATAGTCGGAAATTGCATGATGGTTTTCAGGTTGATTCTCCTGTCAATGCGGGGTCGCATGGCCTGGAGATCGACCCTGCTATTGAAGAGCTTAAGGCTCTGGAAAAGGAGGATACATTACCGGAGGCTACGCAGTTGGATAGACCGGATACTTACTGGCAATACCCGAAGCGATTACGATTCAAATATACGAACAAAACGGGCTTTGGGAGTGTCGTTAAAAAGCCGAACACAGACCGAATAGGCATGAAGGAGCTCACGTCTTCAATTGAGGAGGGAACGCCTGCCGCCCAGCAAATGCAAATCCTATTGGATCACGACCGGCCAATCGAAGCCGCGCAAATATTCCTGGAAGCTCATCCCGCCTCGCTGAAAGGTATATCGAcaggaagaaaggagcttGCGAAACGAGCATTCTACGTCAATTGCAACCAGGAAAACGTGTTCATGGCAAGGAGTATCTTTGAGCGGCTGGAGGAGGTGGATCAGAACTCGGTCACGCCACGGATGTGGAACGAGCTGTTATTTGCGCTGGCGAAAAAGGGGTCCATTGAATCCACTGCATCCCTCTTCTCTCGGTACCGGACTAAGTTCCGCCTTCAGCCTGAGATGGTGGACATTGTCCTCCGGTCCCTGCTTGAGTCCCACAGACTTGCGACTGCGAAATGGCTTATAATGAGAAACTTGCATGTGGATCGTGACTGCGGGTTGTGCGGTGCATACCTGACAGGTCTTTGGAAGAAAACGAGGAGCATTGAGCTCATGAACACACAACTGATGAAACTATTGGCTGCCTTACCAAAAATAGACAAGCCGCCTACTGACAAGCTCTTTAATCCCGTGGTCAAAGCATATATCGAGTTCGGCCGCTTGGGTGATGCCGAAGCTTTAGTACAGAAAATGCTAACCACATGTGATCTGCCACTTAACTGTCGGACTATGGGTTTGCTGGTGCACGGGAGGGCTCTGCGGTGCGATTGGGAAGGTGTTGAATATGGATTGCAAAAAATGCATGATCTTGGATTAACCAGACGACGGTTCGACTTTGTTCGGATTTTCGATCGCATATTTCTGGAGTATTGGGTTTCGCATTCGGGACGGGAGATCCGTGATTATGTCTTCCGTTGCATCGACAAATTTGATATCGTGCCGGATCGAGTCCTATACAAACACATTCTAGAGGCTTTCGTGGAGAAAGGAGATAGGGATATGATTGCCGAAATGATCGACATGGCGCGTGAGCGATCCTGGAAGATCAAGGTcaatgaagaagaattcCTCGAAACGTTACGGGCTCGACGCTTGGCACTTGAGGATAGCCCGGTAGGATTCTGGCAGATGCTCCAAGCAGCGCGGATACGACACGGCCAGGCGGCTGCATCACAACAGATACTTGGATACGACCAGCGATCCTTCCCGTCACCAGAAGTGAACAAGCTGCCCTTCACGCAGCAACCAATGCCTTGGTACGAACGATCACTTAAGGAGGTAACGTCGTCCAGGTCTGTCGATCAGTACCAGAGGCTTCACAAGCAAATGTCGCATTTCATGCATGCAGGCAAGATGGCGGAGGCTCTGAAATGCTTCAACACTGGCAAAAAAGCAGGATTCCACATGAAGCAGATTCACTTGGAACTGGCGGCAATTGCAACCTTACTCGAGCATGGCATCACTGCCACGCGGGCCTTCATCGATGTTGAACGTCAAGGCCTCCCAGAATGGTCCAACCCAAGATTCTTCACTCAAATTATGGAGGTTTCCGGTACAGCAGAGAGCGAACAAGTGAAAATGGCGATTTTCCGATTCTACCAACTCTGTTTGATCAACAAGAAGATGAACCTGAAGCACCATATCACAGTAGCCACCAGCCGGCGACTGATCGTTCTGGGAAAGCCAGACATCGCTCTTGATCTCCTCACAACGGTTTACATGTCACGATACCGAGCTTTCGCAAAATTTGACGGTATATGTCTGAAGATGTTTATGCGTGTTTTTGCCGAACTAGGGAGCCTTGCGGGTATCCGATGGGGTATTTTGAGTGGTCTTGCGCGGCGTGGTCCGGTTACTTGGGACTTGGTTGTTGAGGCTCGTCGGGTATTGGGTGCTTTGCATCGGGAATTCAGCGCTTCTCCGTCGCCAGCGAAAACTGAACAGTTGGAGTATTTGGATCACATTGCCGATCTGCTTGAACAGAAGAGTGAGAAGGATATCAGCAAGTCGGAACCCGAAATAAATCGCGAGGAGTCAGCACCAAGACAAGACAGACTGGACCGGCCTCTTGATGAAGCAAGTCTCTATCGGAAGGAGAATATCCATGATATTCTCGAGGGATGGGATGAGAAGTACGAATTGGAGTCTGTTTTGCTGACCATGGATAAGTCCGGGGGTGAAAAGAGGTCGAATGATCTGGGGCAGAAGATACCTGCTTGTTAA
- the erg1 gene encoding squalene monooxygenase erg1 (BUSCO:EOG09261M4S;~COG:I;~EggNog:ENOG410PHHY;~InterPro:IPR013698,IPR040125,IPR036188;~PFAM:PF08491,PF01494;~TransMembrane:3 (o32-49i428-446o452-478i);~go_component: GO:0016021 - integral component of membrane [Evidence IEA];~go_function: GO:0004506 - squalene monooxygenase activity [Evidence IEA];~go_function: GO:0050660 - flavin adenine dinucleotide binding [Evidence IEA];~go_process: GO:0016126 - sterol biosynthetic process [Evidence IEA];~go_process: GO:0055114 - oxidation-reduction process [Evidence IEA]) — protein MTSVVSNGHATPSKPVISHAEQRRVIHHDADVLIVGGGILGCALAVALGRQGRSVLLLEASLKEPDRIVGELLQPGGVHALEQLGLRDCLDDIDAIRVEGYYLTYFGKPVTIPYPRQSPSEPVPEGRSFHHGRFVMKLREAARTCPNVTIVETKATELITCSHTKQVLGVECVNRDQRRDCYFAHLTVVADGYASKFRKQYHAHAPRVKSRFWGLELIDAKLPMPHFGHVLLSDNPPILVYQIGSRETRILIDVPENLPSASVKNGGVKNHMRNVVLPSLPEGIRPSFLAALEHGTLRSMPNSFLPASTNKTPGLMILGDALNMRHPLTGGGMTVAFNDVLFIRDLLSPEKVPSLSDTNKVLKQLSTFHWQRKQASSVINILAQALYSLFAANDEKLRALQRGCFHYFQLGRVEGPVSLLGGLVQRPLVLFWHFFSVAFLSLWLIIRDAPLWKLPLALIQCVLVFWTACVVIFPYMLIEAFY, from the exons ATGACCTCCGTGGTCTCGAACGGCCACGCAACTCCTTCGAAGCCTGTCATCAGCCACGCTGAACAACGCAGAGTCATCCATCATGACGCAGACGTCTTAATCGTGGGCGGCGGAATCCTCGGCTGCGCTCTCGCAGTAGCTCTAGGCCGCCAAGGTCGCAGCGTCCTCCTCCTCGAAGCCTCCCTGAAGGAACCAGACCGCATCGTGGGCGAACTCCTCCAACCCGGCGGCGTACACGCACTCGAACAGCTAGGATTACGAGATTGTCTCGATGACATTGACGCGATTCGCGTGGAGGGATACTACTTGACATACTTCGGAAAACCAGTGACCATCCCGTATCCCCGACAATCGCCCTCCGAGCCGGTCCCCGAGGGCCGCTCGTTCCACCATGGCCGATTCGTGATGAAGCTTCGTGAGGCGGCGAGGACGTGTCCGAATGTGACTATTGTTGAGACGAAGGCGACGGAGTTGATTACTTGCTCACATACCAAGCAGGTTCTGGGTGTGGAGTGTGTGAATAGGGATCAGAGGCGGGATTGCTACTTTGCGCATCTCACTGTTGTCGCGGATGGGTATGCATCGAAATTTCGGAAGCAGTACCATGCGCATGCGCCACGGGTGAAGTCACGGTTTTGGGGGTTGGAGTTGATTGACGCGAAATTGCCGATGCCGCATTTCGGACATGTGCTGCTTAGTGATAACCCCCCGATTCTGGTTTATCAGATCGGTTCTAGGGAGACGCGGATTCTTATTGATGTTCCTGAGAACTTGCCGTCTGCGTCGGTGAAGAATGGGGGTGTTAAGAATCATATGCGCAATGTCGTTCTGCCGTCGTTGCCGGAGGGTATTCGGCCGTCATTTCTGGCTGCGCTGGAACATGGTACGCTGCGGTCAATGCCTAATTCTTTCTTGCCAGCGTCGACAAACAAGACGCCTGGTCTGATGATTCTGGGTGATGCGTTGAATATGCGTCATCCTCTGACCGGTGGTGGAATGACGGTTGCTTTCAACGACGTGCTGTTTATTCGCGATCTCCTCAGCCCGGAGAAGGTCCCTAGTCTATCAGACACCAACAAAGTCCTCAAGCAGTTGTCCACCTTTCACTGGCAACGCAAGCAGGCATCATCTGTCATTAATATCCTTGCCCAAGCCCTTTACTCTCTTTTCGCTGCAAATG acgaAAAGCTCCGCGCCCTCCAACGCGGTTGCTTCCATTACTTCCAACTCGGCCGCGTCGAAGGCCCTGTCAGCCTCCTAGGCGGTCTCGTCCAGCGCCccctcgtcctcttctggCACTTCTTCTCCGTGGCTTTTCTCTCCTTATGGCTTATTATCCGCGACGCGCCGCTGTGGAAGCTGCCGCTCGCGCTGATTCAGTGTGTGCTGGTGTTTTGGACGGCTTGTGTGGTTATTTTCCCGTATATGCTTATTGAGGCGTTTTATTAG
- a CDS encoding uncharacterized protein (COG:K;~EggNog:ENOG410Q2P7;~InterPro:IPR036864,IPR007219,IPR001138;~PFAM:PF00172,PF04082;~TransMembrane:1 (o524-543i);~go_function: GO:0000981 - DNA-binding transcription factor activity, RNA polymerase II-specific [Evidence IEA];~go_function: GO:0003677 - DNA binding [Evidence IEA];~go_function: GO:0008270 - zinc ion binding [Evidence IEA];~go_process: GO:0006351 - transcription, DNA-templated [Evidence IEA];~go_process: GO:0006355 - regulation of transcription, DNA-templated [Evidence IEA]), translated as MDGDPGAGSQRGRARTACDLCRYRRVRCDGEKPACETCRLARVECVFTPRVRQRKDIRRELAETTAKVQQLQEALRAERARYQSQTPWLIPSPTAWPGPGSTDGLDSYGFDAAKEAFRKHLSYCDPTFSSAIHRAGYIFNIDEFLDQVSYSFRAQYPAHQSRTVLPKWPPQELVQRTIEYFSRTGLYSVFPVVQTETLSSDIDPSIICQPGNNMKAADIARPVALTALLGRIHRHEPEFADAEPDAYIQTALGLIPQLMMDSENLRTLESLVLLALYIFPTGQAQLAELLLSMSVRVLYNLRANHQTNKQHTRALFWLIYFIDKDLSLRQFQPPLIHDGDCTLSLPDTYVSESSTHRFLSKPLSPNELLFPSDLRLSLIKSKIYTLLYSKNAPTHPAQSSEAQARKLQHIRELDQELSEFKAAFPVTLPLDSFLSGMGRDVPDILLHDMSLRGYNIHLEYWFCLGRIHASAASTTATRGGDGGSGSGAVQSPLLSSSMNLCHQAARSTLLFMVRTRHFIMPGNFWIHAQSLLTSIITLFWYMIAANSAETFEEDLNILESIADTFKEIVESGKCGDGGDGRFPPFYITEKFVRWLIGTVRNRHNMSELHEGSLTTDIKDTD; from the exons ATGGACGGGGAccctggtgctggttccCAACGGGGCAGAGCGCGGACGGCGTGCGATTTATGTCGGTACCGAAGG GTCCGTTGCGATGGTGAAAAACCAGCATGTGAGACCTGTAGGCTTGCGAGGGTGGAGTGTGTTTTTACGCCGCGAGTTAGGCAGCGGAAGGATATCCGCAG GGAGCTGGCGGAGACAACAGCCAAAGTACAGCAATTACAAGAAGCATTAAGAGCAGAGCGAGCGCGCTATCAGAGCCAGACTCCGTGGCTAATTCCTAGTCCAACGGCATGGCCAGGTCCAGGCTCGACTGACGGGCTGGATTCGTACGGCTTCGATGCAGCAAAAGAGGCCTTTCGAAAACATCTGTCATACTGTGACCCAACATTCTCTTCTGCTATTCACCGGGCGGGTTATATATTCAACATTGACGAATTCCTAGACCAGGTATCTTACTCATTCAGAGCACAATATCCAGCGCATCAATCAAGAACCGTTCTCCCAAAATGGCCTCCGCAGGAGCTAGTCCAGCGCACAATTGAATATTTCTCGAGAACGGGGCTTTACTCTGTTTTTCCTGTCGTTCAAACGGAGACTCTATCCTCGGACATTGATCCGAGTATCATTTGTCAACCTGGGAATAATATGAAGGCAGCGGATATAGCGCGTCCGGTTGCGTTGACAGCGCTTCTTGGGAGGATTCACAGGCATGAACCTGAATTCGCAGATGCAGAACCTGATGCGTATATACAAACTGCATTGGGCTTGATACCGCAGTTAATGATGGACAGTGAGAATCTAAGAACGTTGGAGAGCTTAGTTCTACTG GCCCTCTACATCTTCCCCACCGGCCAAGCCCAACTCGCAGAACTCCTGCTCTCCATGTCCGTCCGCGTCCTCTACAACCTACGCGCCAACCACCAAACGAACAAGCAACACACCCGAGCCCTCTTCTGGCTAATCTACTTCATCGACAAAGACCTCTCCCTCCGACAATTCCAACCCCCCTTGATCCACGATGGCGATTGCACTCTCTCCCTACCAGACACATATGTCTCCGAATCTTCAACGCACCGTTTCCTCTCAAAGCCGCTGTCGCCAAACGAGCTGCTTTTCCCATCTGATCTCCGTCTGTCGCTAATAAAATCCAAGATCTACACACTTCTCTACTCAAAGAATGCCCCAACACATCCAGCGCAATCCTCAGAAGCACAGGCGAGAAAACTGCAACATATCCGCGAACTAGATCAGGAACTCAGTGAATTCAAGGCTGCGTTCCCGGTTACTCTGCCGCTGGATAGTTTTCTATCCGGGATGGGACGGGATGTGCCGGATATTTTGCTGCATGATATGAGTCTGAGGGGGTATAATATTCATCTGGAGTATTGGTTTTGTTTGGGGAGGATTCACGCTAGTGCTGCCAGTACTACCGCCACCAGAGGAGGTGAtggtggtagtggtagtgGTGCAGTGCAGTCGCCGTTATTGTCATCGAGTATGAACCTGTGTCATCAAGCGGCTAGATCGACGTTGTTGTTTATGGTGCGGACGAGGCATTTCATCATGCCAGGTAATTTCTG GATCCACGCTCAATCACTCCTAACTTCTATCATCACTCTCTTCTGGTATATGATTGCCGCAAACTCCGCGGAGACATTTGAAGAAGATCTAAACATTCTAGAGAGTATTGCGGATACATTCAAGGAGATAGTTGAGAGCGGGAAGTGTGgagatggtggtgatgggcGTTTTCCGCCATTTTATATCACGGAGAAGTTCGTGAGGTGGTTGATTGGGACAGTGAGGAATCGACATAATATGAGCGAGTTGCATGAGGGTAGTTTGACCACTGACATCAAAGACACTGATTGA